From the Equus quagga isolate Etosha38 chromosome 16, UCLA_HA_Equagga_1.0, whole genome shotgun sequence genome, one window contains:
- the LOC124227968 gene encoding pre-mRNA-splicing factor ATP-dependent RNA helicase DHX15-like, with product MFYAFQPLIIKSNLQGTDGKDRDRDRDREDRSKDRDRERDRGDREREREKEKEKELRASTNAMLISAGLPPLKASHSAHSTHSAHSTHSTHSAHSTHTGHAGHTSLPQCINPFTNLPHTPRYYDILKKRLQLPVWEYKDRFTDILVRHQSFVLVGETGSGKTTQIPQWCVEYMRSLPGPKRGVACTQPRRVAAMSVAQRVADEMDVMLGQEVGYSIRFEDCSSAKTILKYMTDGMLLREAMNDPLLERYGVIILDEAHERTLATDILMGVLKEVVRQRSDLKVIVMSATLDAGKFQIYFDNCPLLTIPGRTHPVEIFYTPEPERDYLEAAIRTVIQIHMCEEEEGDLLLFLTGQEEIDEACKRIKREVDDLGPEVGDIKIIPLYSTLPPQQQQRIFEPPPPKKQNGAIGRKVVVSTNIAETSLTIDGVVFVIDPGFAKQKVYNPRIRVESLLVTAISKASAQQRAGRAGRTRPGKCFRLYTEKAYKTEMQDNTYPEILRSNLGSVVLQLKKLGIDDLVHFDFMDPPAPETLMRALELLNYLAALNDDGDLTELGSMMAEFPLDPQLAKMVIASCDYNCSNEVLSITAMLSVPQCFVRPTEAKKAADEAKMRFAHIDGDHLTLLNVYHAFKQNHESVQWCYDNFINYRSLMSADNVRQQLSRIMDRFNLPRRSTDFTSRDYYINIRKALVTGYFMQVAHLERTGHYLTVKDNQVVQLHPSTVLDHKPEWVLYNEFVLTTKNYIRTCTDIKPEWLVKIAPQYYDMSNFPQCEAKRQLDRIIAKLQSKEYSQY from the coding sequence ATGTTTTATGCATTCCAaccattaataataaaaagcaacCTTCAGGGGACCGATGGGAAGGATCGAGATCGTGACCGGGATCGTGAAGATCGATCTAAAGATCGAGACCGAGAACGTGATAGAGGAGATAGAGAacgggagagggagaaagaaaaagagaaggaattgcGAGCTTCTACAAATGCTATGCTTATCAGTGCTGGATTACCACCTCTAAAAGCTTCTCATTCAGCTCACTCAACCCACTCGGCACATTCAACACATTCAACACATTCTGCTCATTCAACACACACTGGACATGCAGgacacacatcacttccacaGTGCATTAATCCATTTACCAACTTACCCCATACTCCTCGATACTATGATATTCTAAAGAAGCGGCTTCAGCTCCCTGTTTGGGAATACAAGGATAGGTTTACAGATATCCTAGTTAGACATCAGTCCTTTGTACTGGTTGGTGAGACTGGGTCTGGTAAAACAACACAGATTCCACAGTGGTGTGTGGAGTACATGCGATCATTACCAGGACCCAAGAGAGGAGTTGCCTGTACCCAACCCAGGAGAGTGGCTGCAATGAGTGTGGCTCAGAGAGTTGCTGATGAAATGGATGTGATGTTGGGCCAGGAAGTTGGTTACTCCATTCGATTTGAAGACTGCAGTAGTGCAAAAACCATTCTTAAGTATATGACTGATGGGATGTTACTTCGTGAAGCTATGAATGATCCCCTTCTGGAACGTTATGGTGTAATAATTCTTGATGAGGCTCATGAAAGGACATTGGCTACAGATATTCTCATGGGTGTTCTGAAGGAAGTTGTAAGACAGAGATCAGATTTAAAGGTTATAGTTATGAGCGCTACTCTAGATGCAGGAAAATTCCAGATTTACTTTGATAACTGTCCTCTCTTAACTATTCCTGGGCGTACACATCCTGTCGAGATCTTTTATACTCCCGAACCAGAGAGAGATTATCTTGAAGCAGCGATTCGAACAGTGATCCAAATTCATATGtgtgaagaggaggagggagatcttctccttttcttaacTGGTCAAGAGGAAATTGATGAAGCCTGTAAGAGAATAAAACGTGAGGTTGATGATTTGGGCCCGGAAGTTGGTGACATTAAAATCATTCCATTGTACTCTACACTCCCACCTCAGCAGCAGCAACGGATTTTTGAACCTCCGCCTCCAAAAAAGCAGAATGGAGCAATTGGAAGAAAGGTAGTTGTATCAACTAACATTGCAGAGACGTCTTTGACAATAGATGGTGTGGTATTTGTGATTGATCCTGGATTTGCGAAACAAAAGGTGTACAATCCTCGAATCAGAGTTGAGTCCCTTTTGGTGACAGCTATTAGTAAAGCTTCAGCTCAACAAAGGGCTGGTCGAGCTGGACGTACCAGACCTGGGAAGTGCTTCAGACTTTACACAGAGAAAGCTTATAAAACAGAAATGCAGGATAACACCTATCCTGAGATTTTACGTTCTAATTTAGGATCAGTTGtgttacagttgaagaaacttgGTATTGATGATTTGGTGCATTTTGATTTTATGGATCCACCAGCTCCTGAAACTCTGATGAGAGCCCTAGAACTTTTGAATTATCTGGCTGCTTTAAATGATGATGGAGATCTGACTGAATTGGGATCCATGATGGCAGAGTTTCCTCTAGATCCACAGCTCGCTAAAATGGTTATTGCAAGTTGTGACTACAACTGTTCTAATGAGGTCCTATCTATTACTGCTATGTTGTCAGTCCCACAGTGTTTTGTTCGCCCCACGGAGGCCAAGAAAGCTGCAGATGAGGCCAAGATGAGATTTGCCCACATAGATGGAGATCATCTGACACTGCTGAATGTCTACCACGCTTTTAAACAAAATCATGAATCAGTTCAGTGGTGTTATGACAACTTCATTAACTACAGGTCCCTGATGTCAGCAGATAATGTACGCCAGCAGCTATCACGAATTATGGACAGATTTAATTTGCCTCGTCGAAGTACTGACTTTACAAGCAGGGactattatattaatataagaaAAGCTTTGGTTACTGGGTATTTTATGCAGGTGGCACATTTAGAACGAACAGGGCATTACTTAACTGTGAAAGATAACCAGGTGGTTCAGTTGCATCCCTCTACTGTTCTTGACCACAAGCCCGAATGGGTGCTTTATAATGAGTTTGTtcttacaacaaagaattacatCCGGACGTGTACAGATATCAAGCCAGAATGGTTGGTGAAAATTGCCCCTCAATATTATGACATGAGCAATTTCCCACAGTGTGAAGCAAAGAGACAGTTGGACCGCATCATTGCCAAACTTCAATCCAAGGAATATTCACAGTACTGA